Proteins from one Enterobacter bugandensis genomic window:
- the csrD gene encoding RNase E specificity factor CsrD, protein MRLTTKFSAFITLLTGLTIFVTLLGCSLSFYNAIQDKLVNRVQSVASVIDTRLLTTPLPELSRELDELMVPVDIIHVDIQQGKHPVLSHERQDSYRPAGVVSQYREVTVHSLKNPGMTIHMVYLDPMASYFRSMMTTAPLTVAVAFIILLIFLAVRWLRRQLSGQELLEIRSVRILNGERGPQVRGSVHEWPSRASSALDTLLSEIQFASDQRSRMDTLIRSYAAQDNKTGLNNRLFFDNQLATLLDDPEKVGTHGVVMMIRLPDFDLLRDTWGQRAAEENLFTLINLLSTFIMRYPGALLARYHRSDFAVLLPHRTLKESESIASQLLKAVDALPQSKMLDRDDMVHMGICAWRGGQSTEQVMEHAEAATRNAVLQGANGWAVYDDSLPEKGRGNVRWRTLIEQMLSRGGPRIYQKPAVMKNGFVHHRELMCRIFDGTEEVISAEYLPMVLQFGLSEEYDRQQITRLIPFLSFWPEENLALQVTVESLIRPRFQRWLRDTLMQCEKSQRKRIIFELAEADVGQHISRLRPVVRLINALGARVAVTQAGLTLVSTNWIKELDVELLKLHPGLVRNIEKRTENQLLVQSLVEACKGTRTQVFAAGVRSRGEWQMLTERGVTGGQGDFFAASQPLDTNVKKYLQRYSV, encoded by the coding sequence ATGCGATTAACGACGAAGTTCTCGGCTTTTATCACCCTGCTGACGGGGCTTACCATCTTTGTCACGCTTCTTGGTTGCTCTCTGAGCTTTTATAACGCCATTCAGGACAAACTGGTTAACCGGGTGCAGTCCGTTGCGTCGGTCATTGATACGCGTCTGCTGACCACTCCACTTCCTGAGCTATCCCGGGAGCTGGATGAGTTAATGGTGCCGGTTGATATTATTCATGTCGACATCCAGCAGGGAAAGCATCCGGTTTTAAGCCATGAACGACAGGACAGCTATCGACCTGCGGGCGTGGTGAGCCAGTATCGGGAAGTAACGGTGCACTCCCTCAAAAATCCGGGGATGACCATACACATGGTCTACCTCGATCCGATGGCCAGCTATTTCCGATCTATGATGACCACCGCGCCGCTTACTGTTGCCGTCGCCTTCATTATTTTGCTGATTTTTCTCGCGGTCCGCTGGCTGCGCCGCCAGCTTTCAGGCCAGGAACTGCTGGAGATCCGCTCCGTGCGTATCCTGAACGGTGAACGCGGCCCGCAGGTTCGCGGCTCGGTCCATGAATGGCCCTCACGCGCCAGCAGCGCGCTGGATACGCTGCTCTCAGAGATCCAGTTTGCCAGCGACCAGCGCAGCCGAATGGATACGCTGATCCGCTCTTATGCCGCGCAGGATAATAAAACCGGCCTGAACAACCGCCTTTTCTTTGACAATCAACTCGCCACGCTGCTCGACGATCCGGAAAAAGTGGGCACGCACGGGGTGGTGATGATGATTCGCCTGCCCGATTTCGATCTGCTGCGCGACACATGGGGCCAGCGGGCGGCGGAAGAAAATCTATTTACGCTGATCAACCTGCTCTCCACCTTTATTATGCGCTATCCGGGGGCGCTGCTGGCCCGCTACCACCGCAGCGACTTTGCCGTATTGCTGCCGCATCGCACGTTGAAGGAATCAGAAAGCATTGCCAGCCAGCTACTTAAGGCCGTCGACGCGCTGCCGCAGAGCAAAATGCTCGACAGAGACGATATGGTCCATATGGGGATTTGCGCCTGGCGCGGCGGACAGTCGACAGAGCAGGTGATGGAGCATGCGGAAGCGGCCACCCGCAACGCGGTATTGCAAGGGGCGAACGGATGGGCGGTCTATGATGATTCGCTGCCTGAAAAAGGGCGTGGAAACGTGCGCTGGCGTACTTTGATTGAGCAAATGCTGAGTCGCGGCGGGCCGCGTATTTATCAAAAACCGGCGGTCATGAAGAACGGTTTTGTCCACCACCGGGAATTGATGTGCCGTATTTTCGACGGGACGGAAGAGGTTATTTCTGCGGAATATCTGCCGATGGTTCTGCAATTTGGGCTCTCCGAAGAGTATGACCGCCAGCAAATTACACGCTTGATTCCATTTTTATCATTCTGGCCTGAAGAGAATCTGGCGTTACAGGTTACCGTTGAGTCATTAATACGCCCGCGTTTTCAGCGCTGGCTGCGTGATACATTAATGCAATGCGAAAAATCGCAACGCAAACGCATTATTTTTGAACTTGCTGAGGCGGATGTGGGTCAACACATCAGCCGGTTGCGTCCAGTGGTCCGTTTGATCAACGCGCTCGGTGCCCGTGTCGCGGTAACGCAGGCGGGTTTAACGCTGGTCAGTACCAACTGGATCAAGGAGCTGGATGTGGAGCTATTAAAGCTACATCCGGGGCTGGTAAGGAATATTGAGAAGCGCACGGAAAACCAGCTGCTGGTTCAGAGTCTGGTTGAAGCGTGTAAGGGAACGCGAACACAGGTATTTGCCGCAGGCGTGCGCTCCAGAGGCGAATGGCAGATGTTAACAGAGCGCGGAGTGACGGGCGGTCAGGGCGATTTTTTTGCAGCCTCTCAGCCGCTTGACACCAACGTGAAAAAATATTTGCAAAGATACTCTGTTTGA
- the acuI gene encoding acrylyl-CoA reductase (NADPH), giving the protein MQALILEQQDGKTLASVQAVEETRLPEGDVTVDIDWSSLNYKDALAITGKGKIIRNFPMVPGIDFAGRVHSSEDPRFHAGQQVLLTGWGVGENHWGGLATQARVKGDWLVPMPKGIDGRKAMIVGTAGFTAMLCVMALEEAGVRPESGEIVVTGASGGVGSTAVTLLHKLGYQVAAVSGRESTHDYLRQLGASRILGRDEFAETRPLEKQVWAGAVDTVGDKVLAKVLAQMNYGGCVAACGLAGGFALPTTVMPFILRNVRLQGVDSVMTPAARRAEAWERLVRDLPESFYTQSATEITLSQAPEYASKIMDNQFHGRALVKIA; this is encoded by the coding sequence ATGCAGGCTTTAATCTTAGAACAGCAGGACGGCAAAACGCTTGCCTCAGTACAGGCCGTAGAAGAGACTCGCCTGCCGGAAGGCGACGTCACCGTCGACATCGACTGGTCCAGTTTAAATTATAAAGATGCGCTGGCGATCACCGGCAAGGGTAAAATCATCCGAAATTTCCCTATGGTGCCGGGTATTGATTTTGCTGGCCGGGTTCATAGCAGCGAAGATCCCCGTTTTCATGCGGGCCAGCAGGTGCTGCTCACCGGCTGGGGCGTGGGCGAAAATCACTGGGGCGGGCTGGCAACGCAGGCGCGCGTGAAGGGCGACTGGCTGGTGCCTATGCCGAAAGGCATAGATGGTCGCAAAGCGATGATCGTTGGTACCGCAGGCTTTACCGCCATGCTGTGCGTGATGGCGCTGGAAGAGGCGGGTGTTCGCCCCGAGTCGGGTGAAATTGTTGTGACCGGGGCCAGCGGTGGCGTGGGCAGCACGGCGGTCACGCTGCTGCACAAGCTGGGTTATCAGGTTGCGGCGGTTTCCGGCCGTGAAAGCACGCATGATTATCTGCGCCAGCTCGGCGCCAGCCGCATTCTTGGCCGCGATGAGTTTGCCGAGACCCGCCCGCTGGAAAAACAGGTCTGGGCAGGTGCGGTGGATACCGTCGGTGATAAGGTGCTGGCAAAAGTCCTGGCGCAGATGAACTACGGCGGCTGCGTGGCAGCCTGCGGCCTGGCCGGGGGATTTGCCCTGCCAACGACCGTCATGCCATTTATTCTGCGTAACGTCCGCCTGCAGGGCGTGGATTCCGTGATGACGCCTGCGGCTCGCCGTGCAGAGGCATGGGAGCGTCTGGTGCGCGATTTGCCGGAATCGTTCTATACCCAGAGCGCTACCGAAATTACGCTCAGCCAGGCACCTGAATATGCCAGCAAGATCATGGATAACCAGTTCCACGGCCGCGCGCTGGTGAAAATCGCCTAA
- the msrP gene encoding protein-methionine-sulfoxide reductase catalytic subunit MsrP, with the protein MKNRKLTEADVTSESVFMLQRRQILKMLGISATALTLSPAAHADLLDWFKGNDRPKAPSGAPLTFTKPAEWQNTLALTPEDKVTGYNNFYEFGLDKADPAANAGSMKTDPWTMKIDGEVAKPLTLDHHDLTTRFPLEERIYRMRCVEAWSMVVPWVGFPLHKLLAMVEPTSNAKYVAFQTRYAPDEMPGQKDRFIGGGLEYPYVEGLRLDEAMHPLTLLTVGVYGKALPPQNGAPIRLTVPWKYGFKGIKSIVSIKLTRERPPTTWNLAAPGEYGFFANVNPHVDHPRWSQATERFIGSGGALDVKRQPTLLFNGYADEVASLYRGLNLRENF; encoded by the coding sequence ATGAAAAACCGAAAACTGACGGAAGCCGACGTAACGTCTGAATCTGTCTTTATGTTACAGCGCCGCCAGATCCTGAAAATGCTTGGCATCAGCGCCACGGCACTGACGCTCTCTCCAGCGGCACACGCCGACCTGCTCGACTGGTTCAAAGGCAACGATCGCCCTAAGGCGCCTTCCGGTGCCCCGCTTACCTTTACCAAACCCGCAGAATGGCAAAACACGCTGGCGCTCACGCCGGAAGATAAAGTCACCGGCTACAACAACTTCTACGAATTTGGTCTGGATAAAGCCGATCCTGCCGCCAATGCCGGCAGCATGAAAACCGATCCGTGGACGATGAAAATCGACGGTGAAGTGGCAAAACCTCTGACGCTGGACCATCACGATCTGACCACCCGCTTCCCGCTTGAGGAGCGTATCTATCGCATGCGCTGCGTAGAGGCCTGGTCGATGGTGGTGCCCTGGGTAGGCTTCCCGCTGCATAAGCTGCTGGCGATGGTTGAACCCACCAGCAACGCAAAATACGTCGCCTTCCAGACGCGCTACGCCCCGGACGAGATGCCGGGCCAGAAAGACCGGTTCATCGGCGGCGGGCTGGAGTATCCATACGTTGAAGGGTTACGTCTTGACGAAGCCATGCATCCCCTTACCCTCCTGACCGTCGGCGTTTACGGCAAGGCGCTTCCGCCGCAGAACGGTGCCCCCATCCGTTTAACCGTGCCGTGGAAATACGGTTTCAAAGGGATTAAATCGATCGTCAGCATTAAGCTGACCCGCGAACGTCCGCCGACGACATGGAACCTGGCGGCGCCGGGTGAATACGGCTTCTTCGCCAACGTGAACCCGCATGTGGATCATCCCCGCTGGTCGCAGGCGACGGAACGCTTTATTGGCTCCGGCGGCGCGCTGGACGTGAAGCGCCAGCCCACGCTGCTGTTTAACGGGTATGCGGATGAAGTGGCGTCCCTTTACCGTG